Genomic window (Flavobacterium oreochromis):
GGATGCAGTTGCGCAAGATGATTTGTTAGAATCAATTGAAATTATTCGTGTAGGAGCAGAAGCTGAAAAATGGAATGCAATTGAAGCTTTCCGTACATTTGAAGGTGCTCGAGAGAAAAGGGTTGAAGAAGCAAAACGTCAAGCAGAAGAAGCTATGGAAAAATTAGCTGCAGGTTTTGAAAAAACAGAAAGTGGTTTACGTTATAAGATTATTCAAAAAGGAGAAGGGAAAAAAGCAGAAAAAGGAAGTACAGTATCTGTACATTATCAAGGTTCTTTAGAAAATGGACAAGTTTTTGATTCTTCTTATAAAAGAAAGCAACCAATAGAGTTTCCATTAGGAAAAGGATATGTAATTGAAGGATGGGACGAAGGGATTGCGTTATTACAAGTTGGAGATAAGGCTCGTTTTGTAATTCCTTCTTATTTAGGGTACGGAGATAGAGGAGCAGGAGGTGTAATTCCTCCAAATGCGACTTTAATTTTTGATGTAGAATTGATGGAAGTGAAATAACACATGAATTTTACATTTATATAATTTAAAAAATCCTACCTAGAAATAGACTGAACCCAAAAGTTTAGATAAATTTAAACTTAATTTTGAAAATAGTGAGCTCGATATTTTATCGGGCTCATTTTGTTTAAATTTGATTTAATTCTTTCGTTATTGTAATAGGTAATGTATTGTTTAACTTCGGTTTTTAGTTCTTCTATTGTTTTAAATTTTTTAATATAAAAAAGGTGGGATTTTTTTATATTTACCCAAATCAAAAAAAGTATAATATGTTAAATAAAAAAATATTAGGAGCTCTTTGCTTAGGAATAATTCTTTTTTCTTGTTCAAAAAAAGCAGTAACCCCAGTTTCTACCGCAGAAACTAAGACTGAGGTTGCTAAAGTAGATCTTCCCGCTGAAATTGCGGAAGGAAAATTGTTATATGAAAATAATTGTGCAAAATGTCATAAATTATTCCCTGTATCTAAACATGATAAAGCAGGTTGGACTAAGACGGTAGATAGGATGGCACCAAAAGCTAAGCTTACAGATGATCAAAAGCTATTAGTGTATAATTATCTGACTTATGGTATGTAATGCTTTTTAATGGAGGTTTTGTGTAATTTTTAATAAAAGAAACGTCTATTGTAGTTTTTTAGTTTAAAATGATAATAGAAGAGTGAAACAGTTTCATCGCTAGCGTATGTTGTGTTCCACTCTTTATTTAATAAAGTTATTAGGTATTTTTGGATTGTCAGTAATTAAATTAATCTTTTGACTGACTATTTGTAGTTACATAAAACTGTTATTTTTTAGCTGAGAAACCTACAGGAATCATCAGTTCTCCTCTTTCGAACTTATTTAGGTAAATGATCATAGGTTTTGATTGCCCTGGATAAGTTATTTCGTAAATGTCTAACATACCTGCTCCTACATCTGCTCTGTTAGTAGGAAAAGGACAGCATGATTCTACTAATTTGTAGGAAATAGGTTCTCCTTTTGGTCCTGCTAAAGCATTTAAAAAACGTTTCTGGTTATTTTCACCATCTTCTAATGATGTGAAACCTACGTTTACAGGGTAAAATTCAGTAAATGCATATTTTTTATCAGTTGCATTTTTAGTAATAACAAAACTGTTATATTTTTCATTTAAAGACGGACCAGGAATATTATTGTCTATGTTTCGAATGGTATTTCGAGTACTAATACAACTGCTTAATAGTAAAAAGCTTGAGAGCACTAAAGAGTATAGTTTTTTCATTATCTTAGAATTTTTTTACAAATATAAAAACAAAAGCTCGTAAGAAAATATTCCTTTTTGATGAAAAGCTTTGTTTTTTTGAAAAAAATAGTCTTAACTTTGCAACCGAAATTTTAATTCGGGTTTTACTCGGGTGTAGATATTTCTTTTTTCATTATATTGGTTGGGTTAATAAAAGAGTTATCTTAAATTTCACAAAGAGCACCTCAAAAGGGTGCTTTTTGATTTTTACAACTTCTTCTTTGTTAATTTATCATTTCTATTATTTTTGCATAAAAATAATAGAAATGGAAATTTTAACTCAAACTTGGCATTGGGCTATTTCAGGAGCCTTAATAGGTCTGGTTATGTTATTGTTAACTTATTTTGGGAAGACTTTTGGGATGTCTTCAAATTTGAGAACAATATGTTCAATGACTGGAGGTAAAAGATCAGCTCAATACTTTAATTTTGATTGGAGAGAACAAAAATGGAATTTAGCGGTAGTACTTGGGTCTATCGTTGGAGGATATATAGCTTTTCATTTTTTAGGAGGAACTCATAATGTAGATATTAATACTGAAACTATTACACAATTACAAAAGATGGGTATTGATGCTCCTAATGGAAAATATTTACCCGATATAATATTTAGTTTAGATTCTGTATTGAGCTATAAAGGCTTTTTTTTATTGTTATTAGGTGGTTTTTTAATCGGTTTTGGAACACCTTATGCTGGCGGATGTACTTCTGGACATGCAATATCTGGATTAAGTAATTTACAACTTCCTTCTCTAATAGCTGTTATTGGCTTTTTTTTAGGAGGTTTAGTTATGGCACATTTTATTTTACCTTTACTTTTTTAGATAGATGAAATTACTACGTTTTTTTGCAGTTGGATTGCTTTTTGGTATCGTTTTAACAAAAGCAGAAGCGGTATCTTGGTATCGTATTTATGAAATGTTTATGTTTCAATCATTTCGTATGTATGGTATTATTTCAGTAGCCATTTTAGTAGGTGTGTTAGGTATACGATTTATTAAGAAGAAAGAATTAAAAGATGTTGAAGGAAGACCTATTTTAATTCCAGATAAGGATATTTCTGTAGCTCGCTACTTAGTTGGAGGTTTTATCTTTGGACTAGGATGGGCTTTAGTTGGAGCTTGTCCAGGACCTATATTTATATTATTAGGAACCGGAATTCCCGCTATTTTTGTTGTTCTCTTAGGATCTTTGTTAGGAACCTTTATTTATGGTTTGCTAAAAGATAAGTTACCTCATTAATTTGATAGTATACAGATTAGGGGATAGTCTTATTGTGTGCAAATACATAAAATATTTCGTAAATAAGGAGACTTTCGAAAAAAAATATATTGTTTTAACTATTGTTTTTGTTTTAAAAAAGAAAAATAATAAGAATAAAATTGCTTTTGTTTTCTGAAAGCTATTAGGTTTTTCTTTTATTTTGTTAAAATGAAACTAGTTTTTGAATATAATATTTTTCGAAAGCCTCTTTTTTAATTAATTTGAATAGTAATAGGTAATGAATATTGAGTTCTAACAGCTTGTCCTTGATAAATACCAGGTTCCCATTTTGTTTTTATTGATTTAAGAACACGTATAGCTTCTTTGTCTAGGTTAAAACCAGGATTTCGAGGTACTGTTATGTTTGTAATACTTCCATCAGGTTCTACTATAAAATAAACTAAGATTTTAATCGTATTGTTTTCTTCTATTTCAGGTGTCTGAAAACGACTGCTTATGATTTTTAGAAAAGCATCTAATCCACCAGGGAATTCAGGGCTTTTTTCTAGTATAGCAGGAGTTAGCGGTCCTTCAGGAATCGGATCAGAAATTTTCTTAGGAAGAGGTGTTGCTTCAACAGTATTTCCTTGTAAATTTCCTGAAGGACTTCCTTGTGCAGCTAAAGGATTTTCAGAGGTGTTTTTACCTATATCTTCTGGTTTTTTTAAATCATTTTCGGTTGTTTTAGAAGATGCAACTACTTTTGGATTGATTAAATCATGTGTTTTAAGAGTTGTTACTTCAGCTTTTTTGATTTGTGTCAATTGTTTTTCGATTTTCTTTTGTACTTCTTTTTAGGTAAATGTACTGCTGTAATAGTTATATTGCCTAAATCATTATTAGTATTTGTAATTACAGGTTTATCTTTGAAAGAACTTAAAATTATAGGTAAAGCGGCAATGCTGGTTATAACTGAAATACCACTCAAAAAAGCCTTTGTACTAGTATTACCATCTTCTTTACGTAATTGATAAGCTCCATATGCTTTGTTTTTACCCTCAAAAACAAGTTCTAGCCATTCTTTATTGTTTATATTTAATTTTGACATAATTTTTAGGTTTTAATAGTAAATAAAAACTTCTGCAGAAAGTGTATTTTTTTAGTATGAAATAATTATGCCAAAGGTTAAATTTTTATAAAAATATATGAATATTTATAAATTAATGTATTTATTTAGGTATAATGCGTTTTTTTGAATGAGATGTTTTTTTAATATTTGATTTTATCTATTGATTAAAATATGAAAAACTTTTATTAACCTTTTTATTCTAAAAAATCTAAATCTTTATTGTGGGTTTCCTCTATAGAAATAGTAGTGTAAATTCCTAGTGAAAAGACAATTAAGCCTATTATGGTAGCTGAAGTAATGATTGTGTTTGATTTTTTGAAATAATCAAAACCAATTAGCATTAAAGGTAAACAGCCTCTGACGATGTTAGGAACGGTTGTTGTAGCAGTGTTTCTAATGTTTGTTCCGAATTGTTCTGATGCAACGGTAACAAACATAGCCCAATAACCTGTTCCTAGTCCAAGCCAAGTACAATAAAAGTAATATGTGTTTTCAGTCATTGGACCGCTATAAAGTGTTAGTGCTACTCCTATGATTGTAAATAACATCATATAAAGAATTGCTTTTTTACGAGAATGCAGTAGGTGTGAGAAAAAACCACTAGCAAGGTCTCCAATTGAAATGCCTATATAAGCCCACATAATAGCTTTTCCAGGTATAATTGTTTTGATTCCTAATTCAGGAGCAAATTGGTTTGCCATTACAGCTAATATACCAATGCAAAACCAAGTTGGTAAACCTATACAAATACATTTAATATACCGAATAAGACGATCCCAATTTGTGAAAAAAGCAAAGAAATTTCCTTTAGAAATTGCTTTGCTATCTTTTATATCTGTATAAACCCCTGATCCTATAACGCCAAAACGTAAAAAAGAAGTAATAAGCCAAGTCCTCCTCCTATGAAGTAAGCTGTTGTCCAATTGTTTGACAGTTCTACAGTTAAATTAGCAACAACAGCACCAAAAAGGCCAAAACCAGCAACAATAGAGGTACCTATAGCTCTTAATTCTTTAGGTAATGATTCTGCTACTAAAGTAATACCTGCTCCCAATTCGCCTGCTAAACCTATTCCTGCAATAAAGCGGAGTAAGGTATAGATGCTCGTTTTGTTTTCAAAAGGAAAATCAGGTAGGAAGCCGCAAGCAATATTAGCTAAAGAATAGACTATAATGGAGCCAAAAAGAACTGATAATCGCCCTTTTTATCTCCTAAAATTCCCCAAAGTATACCTCCTAAAAGAAGGCCGAACATTTGAAAATTAATAATGATTGTACCAGAGGTGTCAGGATTTAATCCTAAATCTTTTAAGCTAGGGACTCTTACAATTGCAAATAGGAGTAAGTCATAGATATCGACAAAATAGCCTAACGAAGCTATGATAACGGGTAAAGAAAAAAGTTGTTTGAACTTTTCTCTATGAGTAATAGTTTTCATTGGTGGTTGGTTTTTACCAAAGATAAAAAAACATTACATGTTAATAGCTTATTTTATAGCGTGTTGTATTTGTTGTTTTAGGTTTGTTGTGAAATGTTTAGATCTTACTGTCGATTAAATTAACTTCTCTCAATAATTTCTGCTAATAATTTTTTAGCACGAAGGATTTTGATTTTAACGTTATTTAATGGTTCGTTTAAATCGTCTGCAATTTCTTGGTAGCTCATTTCTTGGAAATACCTCATTTGAATTACTTCTTGATAAGCAGGTTTGAGCTGTTTAATAAATAGTAGTAAACGGTTGAGGTTTTGTTCCGTAATGATTTGATCTTCTGCACTAGGTGAATCATCAGCTATACCATAAGCAATATCATCTTCTTGATCTGTGATATCTATGAATAAAGAGGATTTCTTTTTTCTTAGTAAGTCTATATGAACATTTTTAGCGATAGCAATTAACCAAGTGTTAAATTGAAATTCTGGATTATATACCGCTATT
Coding sequences:
- a CDS encoding RNA polymerase sigma factor, with the protein product MEIKKHIEKAIKGDQVSFTYLLDKYWNEVYAFMLQRTENETDAEDITIETFSKAFDKIAVYNPEFQFNTWLIAIAKNVHIDLLRKKKSSLFIDITDQEDDIAYGIADDSPSAEDQIITEQNLNRLLLFIKQLKPAYQEVIQMRYFQEMSYQEIADDLNEPLNNVKIKILRAKKLLAEIIERS
- a CDS encoding IS3 family transposase; this translates as MIWVNIKKSHLFYIKKFKTIEELKTEVKQYITYYNNERIKSNLNKMSPIKYRAHYFQN
- a CDS encoding 2-dehydro-3-deoxyphosphooctonate aldolase, translating into MKKLYSLVLSSFLLLSSCISTRNTIRNIDNNIPGPSLNEKYNSFVITKNATDKKYAFTEFYPVNVGFTSLEDGENNQKRFLNALAGPKGEPISYKLVESCCPFPTNRADVGAGMLDIYEITYPGQSKPMIIYLNKFERGELMIPVGFSAKK
- a CDS encoding energy transducer TonB, which gives rise to MTQIKKAEVTTLKTHDLINPKVVASSKTTENDLKKPEDIGKNTSENPLAAQGSPSGNLQGNTVEATPLPKKISDPIPEGPLTPAILEKSPEFPGGLDAFLKIISSRFQTPEIEENNTIKILVYFIVEPDGSITNITVPRNPGFNLDKEAIRVLKSIKTKWEPGIYQGQAVRTQYSLPITIQIN
- a CDS encoding peptidylprolyl isomerase; the encoded protein is MQDGIYAKFNTSKGAVLVKLTHDLTPGTVGNFVGLAEGNLENSVKPQGQKYYDGLKFHRVIPDFMIQGGCPLGTGTGDAGYKFDDEFHPSLKHDGPGVLSMANAGPGTNGSQFFITHVATPWLDGKHTVFGHVVDGQNVVDAVAQDDLLESIEIIRVGAEAEKWNAIEAFRTFEGAREKRVEEAKRQAEEAMEKLAAGFEKTESGLRYKIIQKGEGKKAEKGSTVSVHYQGSLENGQVFDSSYKRKQPIEFPLGKGYVIEGWDEGIALLQVGDKARFVIPSYLGYGDRGAGGVIPPNATLIFDVELMEVK
- a CDS encoding DUF6691 family protein, with translation MKLLRFFAVGLLFGIVLTKAEAVSWYRIYEMFMFQSFRMYGIISVAILVGVLGIRFIKKKELKDVEGRPILIPDKDISVARYLVGGFIFGLGWALVGACPGPIFILLGTGIPAIFVVLLGSLLGTFIYGLLKDKLPH
- a CDS encoding YeeE/YedE family protein — encoded protein: MEILTQTWHWAISGALIGLVMLLLTYFGKTFGMSSNLRTICSMTGGKRSAQYFNFDWREQKWNLAVVLGSIVGGYIAFHFLGGTHNVDINTETITQLQKMGIDAPNGKYLPDIIFSLDSVLSYKGFFLLLLGGFLIGFGTPYAGGCTSGHAISGLSNLQLPSLIAVIGFFLGGLVMAHFILPLLF
- a CDS encoding c-type cytochrome, with translation MLNKKILGALCLGIILFSCSKKAVTPVSTAETKTEVAKVDLPAEIAEGKLLYENNCAKCHKLFPVSKHDKAGWTKTVDRMAPKAKLTDDQKLLVYNYLTYGM